In Camelina sativa cultivar DH55 chromosome 17, Cs, whole genome shotgun sequence, the genomic stretch aaaactaagcgccggaatggacacccggtcctcccttcggctgcgctgcaacctccatcatctgcctcctcttaggacagaaaggcctgatatgccctTCCTCCCCGCAATGATAACACACTCGACGGTACTCCTGCGAATCACCTCCCCTGGCCCCGCTTGCCGACacgtgatccatgctcccgcTCCCATAACCTCTCTGGCCACCTTGGTTCGCCACTGTCGTCTCTTCCCGCTTCCTTTTACGCCTTTGCTCCAACTGCCTATCCTTGTTTGGAATGCTCtgctccaatgtctcctctgaacgaaccgctggactgaccaccactaactgtgacctcaagtcatcctctatcccagctgcaacctcaaccagctccgccctcgtggcatagctcctcactctgcaccgtgTCCTCAAATCATCTCGCAAAGCCAgcaagaacctccgcacctgagccgactctggctcccaagcccggcctgcataccccacaagccgactgaactctgcatccagctcccgcactgtgcggtccccctgagtcaaccccaagaaccgtgcctccatgcgatcaagagcctcctgtggaaaatacttggagttaaactccccacaaaatctccccaagacataccccgctgcaccctccatgttgtcaccgacctccaccacacacgagcatctcctgacaagtaaaacactgccagatccaccttGTACCGGTCGGGAAccctaagcgaaaggaaaatatcctccatccgctctctccactcatccgctacactcggatcggtacttcttgagaaataccctgctcccacatgccgcagctgctccatcatccgcacatactgagcatccactacctcggcccccggctgcacacctgcctgcaaacccNNNNNNNNNNNNNNNNNNNNNNNNNNNNNNNNNNNNNNNNNNNNNNNNNNNNNNNNNNNNNNNNNNNNNNNNNNNNNNNNNNNNNNNNNNNNNNNNNNNNNNNNNNNNNNNNNNNNNNNNNNNNNNNNNNNNNNNNNNNNNNNNNNNNNNNNNNNNNNNNNNNNNNNNNNNNNNNNNNNNNNNNNNNNNNNNNNNNNNNNNNNNNNNNNNNNNNNNNNNNNNNNNNNNNNNNNNNNNNNNNNNNNNNNNNNNNNNNNNNNNNNNNNNNNNNNNNNNNNNNNNNNNNNNNNNNNNNNNNNNNNNNNNNNNNNNNNNNNNNNNNNNNNNNNNNNNNNNNNNNNNNNNNNNNNNNNNNNNNNNNNNNNNNNNNNNNNNNNNNNNNNNNNNNNNNNNNNNNNNNNNNNNNNNNNNNNNNNNNNNNNNNNNNNNNNNNNNNNNNNNNNNNNNNNNNNNNNNNNNNNNNNNNNNNNNNNNNNNNNNNNNNNNNNNNNNNNNNNNNNNNNNNNNNNNNNNNNNNNNNNNNNNNNNNNNNNNNNNNNNNNNNNNNNNNNNNNNNNNNNNNNNNNNNNNNNNNNNNNNNNNNNNNNNNNNNNNNNNNNNNNNNNNNNNNNNNNNNNNNNNNNNNNNNNNNNNNNNNNNNNNNNNNNNNNNNNNNNNNNNNNNNNNNNNNNNNNNNNNNNNNNNNNNNNNNNNNNNNNNNNNNNNNNNNNNNNNNNNNNNNNNNNNNNNNNNNNNNNNNNNNNNNNNNNNNNNNNNNNNNNNNNNNNNNNNNNNNNNNNNNNNNNNNNNNNNNNNNNNNNNNNNNNNNNNNNNNNNNNNNNNNNNNNNNNNNNNNNNNNNNNNNNNNNNNNNNNNNNNNNNNNNNNNNNNNNNNNNNNNNNNNNNNNNNNNNNNNNNNNNNNNNNNNNNNNNNNNNNNNNNNNNNNNNNNNNNNNNNNNNNNNNNNNNNNNNNNNNNNNNNNNNNNNNNNNNNNNNNNNNNNNNNNNNNNNNNNNNNNNNNNNNNNNNNNNNNNNNNNNNNNNNNNNNNNNNNNNNNNNNNNNNNNNNNNNNNNNNNNNNNNNNNNNNNNNNNNNNNNNNNNNNNNNNNNNNNNNNNNNNNNNNNNNNNNNNNNNNNNNNNNNNNNNNNNNNNNNNNNNNNNNNNNNNNNNNNNNNNNNNNNNNNNNNNNNNNNNNNNNNNNNNNNNNNNNNNNNNNNNNNNNNNNNNNNNNNNNNNNNNNNNNNNNNNNNNNNNNNNNNNNNNNNNNNNNNNNNNNNNNNNNNNNNNNNNNNNNNNNNNNNNNNNNNNNNNNNNNNNNNNNNNNNNNNNNNNNNNNNNNNNNNNNNNNNNNNNNNNNNNNNNNNNNNNNNNNNNNNNNNNNNNNNNNNNNNNNNNNNNNNNNNNNNNNNNNNNNNNNNNNNNNNNNNNNNNNNNNNNNNNNNNNNNNNNNNNNNNNNNNNNNNNNNNNNNNNNNNNNNNNNNNNNNNNNNNNNNNNNNNNNNNNNNNNNNNNNNNNNNNNNNNNNNNNNNNNNNNNNNNNNNNNNNNNNNNNNNNNNNNNNNNNNNNNNNNNNNNNNNNNNNNNNNNNNNNNNNNNNNNNNNNNNNNNNNNNNNNNNNNNNNNNNNNNNNNNNNNNNNNNNNNNNNNNNNNNNNNNNNNNNNNNNNNNNNNNNNNNNNNNNNNNNNNNNNNNNNNNNNNNNNNNNNNNNNNNNNNNNNNNNNNNNNNNNNNNNNNNNNNNNNNNNNNNNNNNNNNNNNNNNNNNNNNNNNNNNNNNNNNNNNNNNNNNNNNNNNNNNNNNNNNNNNNNNNNNNNNNNNNNNNNNNNNNNNNNNNNNNNNNNNNNNNNNNNNNNNNNNNNNNNNNNNNNNNNNNNNNNNNNNNNNNNNNNNNNNNNNNNNNNNNNNNNNNNNNNNNNNNNNNNNNNNNNNNNNNNNNNNNNNNNNNNNNNNNNNNNNNNNNNNNNNNNNNNNNNNNNNNNNNNNNNNNNNNNNNNNNNNNNNNNNNNNNNNNNNNNNNNNNNNNNNNNNNNNNNNNNNNNNNNNNNNNNNNNNNNNNNNNNNNNNNNNNNNNNNNNNNNNNNNNNNNNNNNNNNNNNNNNNNNNNNNNNNNNNNNNNNNNNNNNNNNNNNNNNNNNNNNNNNNNNNNNNNNNNNNNNNNNNNNNNNNNNNNNNNNNNNNNNNNNNNNNNNNNNNNNNNNNNNNNNNNNNNNNNNNNNNNNNNNNNNNNNNNNNNNNNNNNNNNNNNNNNNNNNNNNNNNNNNNNNNNNNNNNNNNNNNNNNNNNNNNNNNNNNNNNNNNNNNNNNNNNNNNNNNNNNNNNNNNNNNNNNNNNNNNNNNNNNNNNNNNNNNNNNNNNNNNNNNNNNNNNNNNNNNNNNNNNNNNNNNNNNNNNNNNNNNNNNNNNNNNNNNNNNNNNNNNNNNNNNNNNNNNNNNNNNNNNNNNNNNNNNNNNNNNNCTCTGTCAAAAGTATCTTTAAAAGACATATttgaacataaattaaaaatcccATAAGAATTATTCGCATAATATGCGAAAATATAGGTCCAATATTAAAACAACAAACAGCTGAACTTAATTCAATAATAAGTAAACGAAAGTTTTTTACGAAATTTAGGAATAAGCCAACAAATCTTAACATTAGATCGAATCATTAGAAtcactctcatcttcttctgagCCGTTGTAATCTTCATCGTCTGATGTATCATGGAAACAAAGACTGCGAAAGATAAAGGAACATAAtaactaaaacatcttataataAAGATTCCATATTAATAATCTGTCATAGTACAAGAAATTTAAGAACTTATAGTGCAGGATCTGTAGTGAATGCTCTTGCTTCGTTGCCAAGTAAAAATTTAGAACATCTTATTTGAGACATTAGACAACGCCGAccttttacaaaaataagtaagttccaaatctttaatttgatatattggCTTATCTAAAACAAATGCTTATATATTGCTTAATACCTCCAAAGACAGAGATTCTCCAAAACGTAAGCAGACACAATATTGGTTCACTGGCATAGGAAGGACTTGCAACATGTTGTTCCCATTTTTCACGAAATTCCGAACATGTATCACCGACGGCAATACATTCAACCTGTTCGTTACTTtgcatttaaaaaaacaacaattgacAACTTCAGTCTTAATAATTATGTACTATTTTCATTggcaaaaataaatcaaatgagGTAGtacttgtttttaaaattttaaaactataaacttACTTGATGTCAATTACAGTAAAGGGAAGAACCTCTTTCAGACCATTGAATCCAACTTCATTTTCTAGGAAAACAATTTTACGACCTTGCCTTACCCTTACCACCGTTccacaaaaatctgaaaaaatcagaaaactaTGAATCTAAggaaataatgttttataaaaacagTAAGTTAAAcagtatatttaaattaatttaccaACACAACAATTACTCTCATCTTCTGCAGCATTTTCCACTGTTAGTGCATCTATTAGATGAAAAAAATTGTCTCCACATCTAGGTGGGATCGGAGTGATGCGAGTTTGGCGAGTGATCAATATTTCAAAAGAATTGTTACAATTCCTGTAAATATTCTGATTTTCAACAACTTGGAACttgtaaagaagaaaccatCGTCCTTCTTGCAACACGTCTATGTACTCAGCAAAGTAAAGCTGACTTCTGAATTTAGCTTCAATTCTTTTTCcctaaattatatgaaaaaactaATTTCAGATTTAAACTTTAAGGAGATGATGGATATAAATGGATTGTTACCTTCTCATCAACCAAGATCAAACAAATGTAGGTAGGCTGCATTATAATGATTTCGGGTATCCACAGCCTCAGTACTTTAACAGCAACACTCAACCTATCTGTTGATGGATTCAAATCTTCTATGTATGCAACCATCTCCTTGTTTGGTACTTGgttattttttagaaagaagaaaggtGAGAGGTTACACgttagaaagaagaaaggagaataGGAAGAGTGATTGGAAGTTACGTAAAACAATTATGTCAATTTGGTAATGTCAGTTCGAAATTGTTTTAACCAATGCGAAGactttgaaaataacaaaaaacttttttatttggacTTGCATCCATACATGCATTCGTTCATATTCTCGGTTTGAATTTTGCTGTTGCTTGAATTAAAGTTGTTACTAATCGCATATACCATAATTTTTTCAACGATCTCAATTtctattgaaataaaaatatgagaaatatgaCGATAACAGCTTTATATTGTCTTCCATATAATAGCTTTATGACGATAAGTATTTTATATGTATTGAGAAGACTGTATATCATACAAAACTCATTAAAgtgaaataatttcaaaaagatgaaagataaatataataaatttaagacTACTGTTACatttaaagaaatttcaaattaatttaacgaaacaaatattataggaATATTGTATGGCGATTGAAATTGTCTTCTCCTTGATTTTCTCTTCCATATCATATCTCTAGGACACCAAACAAATGGTTTTGGAATTTCAGAATAAGTAATTCCTTTGGCTTGAGCAACTTGTGTATTGAATATAATCCATTCCGAGAATTTAGCTGTCGTAGCCATCAGACGATTCATACCATTATTCTCAGGACCATCTTCAATGTAGCATTCCCTAGGTGAAACCTGttcaatattttagttaaaagtaaatcaaaattaccaaataaaacatgtttatataacatttttaaaatggaTAAAACATGGTAGTATTTAAGTTACacataaaattacataacacgattataaaaaaacgaaatacCCGTAAATCGAATCCATGGATATCTACGATCATAATAGTCCTGAAACATGGCAATCCAAGTTTAGACaaaactattatttattataaactataaataatttaaaaaaggaaaatacaaTCGTGATaagaattataattataagaattataattataagaaataataccTGATATTATTTAGTATCAAAGTCTCCTCCACAATACCTAAAtcgaaaaattattattattatattattatatatgaaacaaccATACAAACAGGTACAATTACTCTGTAGATCTGTAGTGAAactaatatatagtaaaatctAGTAATATATAATCTCTGGCTCGCAACCAatataattttgagatcatgacaaaagaaactaatgtaaatcatcattcaaaatagtaaaatgttATACCCTTTTTTAAAGGTGAACCAACAATAACCGAAGCTTGGTGAGATTCGAATGTTGGTTCCCAAGAAAACACTACACGAACAGGAAAACACATTAAATTAGGTGAATAATACAAAACagtaagatttgaaattttactTTCCAAGTAACAGCTAcacgaacatgaaaataaaagtgaatcATAAGAAACAGCAAAATCTGaatacaattattatatatgaaacaaccATAGAATCAGGTAAATACAATTAATCTGTAGATCCGTAGATTATTCATAAACACATTATAGGAACaccaatataaatttgagatcatgacaaaagaaactaatgtaaatcatcattcaaaatagtaaaatattatacccTTTTTTAAAGGTGAACCAACAATAACCGAAGCTTGGTGAGTTTCGAATCTTGGTTCCCAAGAAACCACTACACAATCAGAAAAACACATTAAATTAGGTGAATAATACAAAACagtaagatttgaaattttgctttccaagaaacagCTACacgaacaggaaaataaaagtgaatcataagaaacaacaaaatcagaatacAAATTAGAAATTGAGAATATGAACGAATCtataaaactcaacaaaaaaaaaaaaattttataccTTGATTAGAagatgaaccaacaacaaccaaagctttatgatttgtggatcttgctttccaagaaaccactatacgaacaggaaaataaaagggaTCAGTCGATGTATCATTTAAAACAGCAAGATcggaatacaaataaaaatttgagaacataataaaagaattattaaaattcaagAGAAGAATGCTTTTTTCGGGTTATGGTGAAAGCATACGAaatcattgtatttatagttgtaaagCATCtatatttttagggtttctaggtttttagggtttacagAAAGACGGTGTTTTCTCATCGGGcttttttcatgcataaacccataatttttatttacgtggatctttaaaaaatctaacCTAAGCCCATTAATTACCCAATTTATGCGTGTTATATTATGGTCATGTATCCTTTGATTAAGCGTGAAAGAGATCTTATTCataaaatttagggattaattTAGCAAATTCTATTTGTGCAATtaactttttatgcaattagattatttctaatccgatttttgatttatttttaatgcgaaAAATAGGTAATTTTACGTCCAGAGGCAAAATATTTCAACGTGAAAGGCAATTTCATTAATGGTATAATGGtaaaattttgctgagattgaaTGTGGGACGTTTTCACTTCtcgtttaatataattgatttgaaCCATTAAAAACTTTCAAACCAACAACTATTCCATGTCTACTCTATTTTCCTCATGAATCCTTTGAGATTTAGAGGGGTATTGAACTTGgtattttaaaagagtttagagtattattaaaatcttatgttattcatttgataatttttaaaaatcttctaaaatcctATGTTTTTCAActtgaatttatttaaaattatttaaactgatctacaatctcttgttattcaatcagtGATTTAATAAACTTACTagaaatctactgttattcaaaatttcaCAACTTAAAGAAAAACTTGATACTTTGTATGATTCtatgagactttttttttgttttttagttgaaaaatatgtcTAATAAAATCACATCTTCTGAGGTAGGTTTTAAAAAGATTTCAGTAATAAAAAACtaattgaaataaaaagatGGGTCACATCTTCTTGCTCATCCCCACTCCTCCGCTCCAATCCCACCACCCGAGAATTCGGTCTTAGTCCGTATTTCTCAATCCTCATCTTACTACTAGGCTTCCTCTCTCGTTTCTCTCTCGGTAATTGGAATGTCTACATGTTTCTGTTAAGCCGGTGACTTAACGGAGTGGACTGTTAGCGGCGTGACCAACAATCAGAGATAGAgtgagagaaaaataaggaagaagagagttttGGAACCAACTTGATTGTAATTACTTGGATACGGCAACCCTAGAATGGGATAGCCTAAATACAACTTCAACAATGTTTCACTTAAAGCGACAACGCTtcattatttattaaacataataAAGACTCTCCTTGAGACCAAGTCTCTCCCACActtcatcagcttcttcttcctagCCACTTTACTTGTCTTTCTTCGACCACCCTTgccttgatcttcttcccttcgtcctcatcttcttcttcatgaagGCAATAGGAATCCTTAGCCTATcagtttcctcttcttctctccttcatcctctcctttctctatctctctctctctcagttatATCTGATTTCAATTTCTCACATATCTAAAGTCTCCGTTCAAGCTAGTCAGTAGATTCCCAGATCATTCTGACATCGCCACTCTTCATGACAACTTTGAGTATGATTCAAAATCCCCCTTCTgcttctatattattttttaatcatcactctctctctttgattacTAATGTTCTTGGGACTATGTAGGCATGCTGTTCATGATTTTTGAAGAAACTAGAGAAGAGTTTTAGGGAAAAGTCTTTATTATTGTGTTGTGCCTCTTAATCAACGATAAAGAGGGTTTATATAACACTAGGTATTAGGGTTTACGACAATATTACGGTTTATAATAACCGACATAACAAAGCCCAACATGGGCTATCGGCCCATACACCAATACTCCCTCGCACGACAAACATGGTACGCAACACGCAAACTTTGCAATAGAAAAGCGAAACACATATGTCGTGGACACTTGTCAAGGGTAGATAAATTATGTCAACAAACTCTTCCGGGCATAAACTTCAATTTTGAAAATAGGGGTAGAACATCAGCTCGACTTCGGTCTTTGGTAAAAGAGAATAACAACATCCCGTGGGTGCAAATCCTGCAATCTCCACAAATAATTGTCCTAATCTCGGACAGTCCACAAATCGGACTAAAAAGAAATTGACCTAAAAACATGAGCGTTCCAAACAACTCCCCTGTAATGGTAAAAACtattatcaaataaaagctCAGAAAGATTCATAATTCAAACCCATGTAAACCATAAACCCTAGAACCCTAGAACCATCATCAATagtttaaatagaaaaaaacccCAATTaattattgcaaaaaaaaaatcaaaactatctCCCTCTAACAAGCTGGATCGGAGACACCACACCAAATTCTCCCatcaaaaccataaactaaaaagaaacaatgacgtaatttgtttttttttttttggaaaatcaaataatacccaaataattaaaaaaaaaaaaaaaaaaagaaagcacaTCTACGTCTTTGTCATCGTCTGGTTCGtcttcatcaccaccatcatcttCACATCCCATGATCATTGGATCATAAGAACACTAACGCGAAAGCTTTAATTAGTTTAGATTTACAAGAATCATCTgctctgctctgataccatgaagaaACTAGAGAAGGGTTTTGGGGAAAAATCTTTATTATTGTGTTGTGCCTCTTAATCAATGATAAAGAAGGTTTATATAACACTAGGTATTAGGTTTTACAATAATATTAGGGTTTATAATAACCGACATAACAGCCCAACGTGGACTATCGGCCCATAGACCAATAATTTTCGAGATTACAAGTATTTAGAACTCGTGTTCGTGTTGAGGGAACTGTGGAGAGTGAGCTGCTGCTAAcaccttttccttttttggatTGTGTAGGCTCTACCATTCTAACATGCTTTGAAGCTTCTTTGCTACATGAAAGACTGGAGTctaattcccaaaaaggtatTTATATACTCTTGTTGTGTTCTGGATTCTAGAggaaaagtgttgttgagttgtatatgtttttaatttatgaatcaTCCACCTTGGTTTTTCTCTAGCCTTTGCTTGTTAGGCTCTCTTATAGACTCttttttgtcatcttcttcttcttgtgcttcttttttttttttttttatcttcttctcactaactactttctctttttgttgtagGTTAATCTCAACACTAACCTCGGTTTATTTTAGTATTGCAAGTTGCCCATATGTCGACGCAAGATGAATAATTGATCATTGGCGTAATATTCATCATTTTAGAGAGTACTAGGATAAGAGAGCCTGTGACTTGTGTATGACTGGGATAAACTCAGGCATTTGCCTGTCATTGATGCAAAATCATGGTACACAATCGTATATTTCAATAGCAAAGCGTGATCTCGTTTGCTAGTTGATCATTCTCATCAGAGCATGATCACTTTGCCTTCAATTATAACTATCATAAACTCTTCAACAGAAAACATATGTTGTTTAGTTGTGCCTTTTATTAGTCGAGCATAAAATCTCTAGACGTgccttttatttacaaaatgttttttctttgtgccgtgaaatattctaaaatcacctAAACTTCAATAACAAAATCTCACagaatataaaaactttaaaaaatataaaaactttaaaaaataaaaactcaatcaaaattttcaaattcaataccCCTCCATGTCTCTTAGGCATACCAATAATGTCCTACACGTTACCCGCATTATAAATACTGTAACTTCACGGTACAGCTCATCTGAATAAAATAACATGCTTATCCTGACTGATTCTACACGTTACCCGCGTTATAAGAGCGTTATCGAGCAACACAACAAATGGTCATGTTTTGCcttaaactaaacaaaagtCAACGACACActtgaaatcaagaaacaaaaaatggatGATGAGAAAGAGATCCCAAAGAACCTGCAgagagaagacgacgaagaaacCATGAATCTGATCTCATCACTTCCCTCAGACGTAGATTTTGATGGTAAAGAGCTGTTCAAGTATCAAGGATGTTGGTACGAAAACAAAATTCTGCTAGGAATCCTCAACTTCCAAAGAGGGTTCGAGCCACAAGACACTGACATAGTCATTGCTTCGTTTCCCAAATCTGGCACTACGTGGCTTAAAGCTCTCACAGTAGCTCTCTTGGAGAGATCCAAACACTCTTCTGATGATCATCCTCTTCTACTTGATAATCCTCATGGGCTAGTACCATACCTCGAGCTCATCTTCAAAACCTCAAAACCAGATCTGACCAATATTTCATCATCCCCGAGGCTATTCTCGACTCACGTGGCATTCCAAACACTGCGAGAGGCTCTCAAGAACTCTCCTTGTAAGATTGTGTACGTGTGGAGGAACGTGAAAGACGTGTTGGTGTCTTTTTGGCACTTCCAGTGCGCAATTCGAAAGATAGAAGAAGAGGGAAGCATGTTGGAGTCAATATTCGAATCGTTTTGCAGAGGAGTCATCAGTCACGGACCATTTTGGGAACATGTATTGAGCTATTGGAAAGGAAGTTTGGAAGATCCCAAGAACGTGCTTTTCTTGAAGTATGAGGAGTTGAAAACAGATCCTAACGTTCAGCTCAAGAAACTTGCCGAGTTCTTGGGTTGTCCTTTTacggtggaagaagaagagagtggatCTGTGGAAGAGATCTTAGACCTTTGCTCATTGCGTAACTTGAAGAATTTGGAGATCAACAAGACCGGAAAGATGCCTGGAGGGGCCTCTCACAAGATCTTTTTCCGTAAAGGCGAAGTTGGTGACTCGAAGAATTATCTGACTCCTCAGATGGAGGAGAGAATTGACATGATCATCCAGGAGAAGTTTCGAGGTTCCGACATAAAATTCTAAGTTATGAGTGGTTTTATTTAACCTTTTGTTGCTATGTATTTTATGATGTCTTTATCATTTGTTACTACTATACCTTGGTGTCGAATTCGGTTTCTTTCTTGAACTGAGAACAATAATgttgaaaccaaaaccaaagtgCAAAAGCATATTGGACACATCAATTGGtataaataaatgaatgaatACTTATTAGTATATAGTTTTTTCGATATTGTAATGTCTAATTGATCAATAAAGTAATCGGTAGTAACCGTAACACCCATGCACGTTCCCTAAAAATGAGAGAATTAACTTGGAGGCTTCATGTCTCGCAAGTTCAGGTGGCACCAACCTATTAGACTCAACAAGCTTCTGCCTCAGACCGTAAAACACATCTTTATCCTTAAGTTTGAAGAAACTTCAGAGAAATTTCGAATTACATCGTATATCGTGCAATAATTTCAGAATATAATGTAATTTCAAGGATCATCATGGTGGAACTAATATGGATCCAAATGGAACAATATAAGATTCCATggggttggtttgtttaataaaaagGAATAGTCATTCATATAAAAGCAAATGAACAAAAGCAACGACTATGTTTATAAGCAAACGCCAAGAAATTTCAATGGTATCAAAAGACTTAAAACACACTGTTCCATATATTTAACTAGGAGGTGCTCCGTGCTACGCACATTTGTCTTCATATTTTTCCgtaagtttagattttaaaacacCCAATTACTACGACATTATTTTGTACAAcccaaatatctatatatacattttgggTTTcacccttttatttatatatatttacaaagttaatccttaaaaaaattccaaaaatagcattacatcagattttgttttctaaatattttacatatcattccaactaaaaaaatacagcaaatcaatatggaaacagaaattatgatatatttaaccacaccttctattttgtattgaagatattctttctatgaatcttttgcaaagaaagaaaacaacaatttaattactattttgtttttcaaaacctgtgagttttgattcttaacgtaagaaaaacttcgattcacatctatttaaatattataattaacaaaatgaaacaacccttcccgttttttttttataccttaatttactagtggtcctatacccactaacatcctatcaacaatcaataaccgcggctaaccaaataaaacaaatttccattaaaccaaaagaattccaacaattaaaaaccaatatccaataacaccataatccaaataaagaaataaccaaaagctaacatcctacaatgttccattgacttaatctagcaacctaacaactgctaaaccacaatcaatcaagcctctagaa encodes the following:
- the LOC104757156 gene encoding cytosolic sulfotransferase 7-like is translated as MDDEKEIPKNLQREDDEETMNLISSLPSDVDFDGKELFKYQGCWYENKILLGILNFQRGFEPQDTDIVIASFPKSGTTWLKALTVALLERSKHSSDDHPLLLDNPHGLVPYLELIFKTSKPDLTNISSSPRLFSTHVAFQTLREALKNSPCKIVYVWRNVKDVLVSFWHFQCAIRKIEEEGSMLESIFESFCRGVISHGPFWEHVLSYWKGSLEDPKNVLFLKYEELKTDPNVQLKKLAEFLGCPFTVEEEESGSVEEILDLCSLRNLKNLEINKTGKMPGGASHKIFFRKGEVGDSKNYLTPQMEERIDMIIQEKFRGSDIKF